AGGTCAGTATATACTTAGTTGCTacttctccactttaactatttcctatttaattatttattatcattttctcaaaacgagttaaaaaaagaaatgatgcAATTAACAAGGGAACAGCAGaagtactatttattgacaTAATTGGATGTACATAACAGGTTGGGGAGAGAGGAGCATTGCTATCGGGTGGGCAGAAGCAAAGGATTGCGATTGCTAGGGCCACCATCAGAAACCCCGTCATGCTTCTTCTAGACGAAGCCACCAGCGCACTCGACTCTGAATCCGAGAAGCTCGTGCAGAACGCACTCGATCAAGCCTCAATGGGCAGAACAACACTAGTAATTATATCTTTCTCTCAATACTAGCATTACTTGTACTTGTACATACATTTATATAGGAGTCTTAATTTTTGTCTAtgtataaattcataatttaggTGGTAGCACACAAGCTCTCCACAATAAAGAACGCAGATTTGATTGCTGTAGTGGTTAATGGTAGTATAGCTGAGACCGGCACACACAACGAGCTCATCGACGCCAACGGCAACTACGCAAGATTAGCCAAACTTCAGAGGCAAATGAGCGTCTTAGACCAAGAGCAAAACCTCGAGGCGTCCTCCGCTGCCAGGAGCAGCACCGGAAGAAAGAGCACAATAGGATCAAGCCCTGCTTCACCTCTATCAATCATTTCCtttccaccaccaccaccaccaccagaTGCTTCCCCTCCGCCCTCATTCCGCCGCCTACTTTCACTAAACTCCCCGGAATGGAAACAAGGCCTGATCGGCAGCATCTCAGCTGTGTTATTCGGCACCGTGCAGCCAATCTACGCGCTAACAATAGGCGGCATGATCTCAGCCTTCTTCGCCCCGAGCCACGCAGAGATGCAAACCCGCATCGAGAGATACGCCCTCATATTCAGCTCCCTCTGCCTCGCCTCCATCACCCTGAACCTCTGCCAGCACTACAACTTCGCCTACATGGGCGAGTGCCTCACGAGGCGGATCCGCCTCAAGATGCTCGAGAAGATCCTCACATTCGAGGCCGCCTGGTTCGACGAGGACCGCAACTCCAGCGCAGCTCTCTGCTCGAGACTCTCCAACGAGGCATACATGGTCAAATCCCTGGTGGCAGACAGATTGTCCCTGCTGATCCAGACGGCCTCGGCCGTCACCACCGCAATGGTGATGGGGCTAATCATAGCTTGGAAGCTGGCTCTTGTCATGATCGCAGTGCAGCCTCTCACCATCTTCTGCTTCTACATAAGAAAAATCATACTCTCCACCATCACAGCCAACTTCGTCAAGGCGCAGAATCAGAGCACTCAGATCGCCGCGGAGGCAGTTTACAACCACAGAATCGTGACCTCGTTCGGGAGCATAGGGAAAGTGCTTGAGATATTCGACCAGGCTCAAGACGCGCCGAGGAAGGAGGCGAGGAAGAAGTCGTGGCTGGCGGGAGTCGGGATCGGGTCGGCTCAAGGCCTCACTTTCATCTGCTGGGCTCTCGATTTCTGGTACGGCGGCACGCTGGTTAACAGAGGAGAGATATCGGCCGGAGACGTGTTCCggacttttttcattttggtgaGCACCGGAAAAGTTGTGGCGGAAGCCGGCAGCATGACTTCCGATCTCGTCAAAGGATCCGCGGCGTTAGCTTCCATTTTCGCAATCTTAGATCGACAATCACCAATCTCCGGATCCTATAATGTAATTGTGACTAACtaatttgttcttttttttatatgtattcaGTATTCAATTGATCGATCAGTTATTGGATTTGGTTTTTGGAACAGGGCGGAGACGGAAAAGGAGGGAAGATGAGCGGCGACATAGAGGTGAAGAGGGTGGATTTCACGTATCCAGCGCGGCCGGAGGCGCAGGTGCTGCGGGATTTCAGCTTGGAAGTTAAGGCAGGGACGAGCGTCGGGCTAGTAGGAAAGAGTGGATGTGGGAAGTCGACCGTTATAGCCCTTATCCAGAGATTCTACGACGTCGACCGTGGCTCGGTTAAGGTGGACGGTGTTGACATAAGGCTGTTCGACGTGGAGTGGTACCGGAAACACATGGCCCTCGTCAGCCAGGAGCCAGTCATCTATTCCGGCAGCATCCGCGACAACATAGTTTTTGGGAAGCCCGATGCGTCCGAGAATGAGGTGGTGGAGGCCGCGAGAGCGGCCAATGCACATGAATTCATCTGGTAAGAAAGCGTTCAATATTACTCCCTGCGTCCTACAGTAATTGGGgcatttcttttggacacgtgatttaaaaagttaatgtgttaaaataatttttttttaaaaaaaaatgaaatgactcaactaacTTGGCACGTCGAAAGTATTAAGCAATTCATTTATGTGAATGAACTAATAGTAAACACGCAGTGGGCTGAAGAAGGGGTACGACACGGAATGCGGAGAAAGAGGGGTGCAGCTATCGGGAGGGCAGAAGCAGAGGATCGCCATAGCCAGAGCCATCATCCGTGACCCAACGGTGCTGCTGCTGGATGAGGCGACCAGCGCGCTGGACGTGCAGTCAGAGCAGCTGGTGCAGGAGGCGCTGGACAGGGTGATGGTAGGGAGGACGACGGTGGTGGTGGCGCACCGCCTCAACACAATCAAGAACTTGGATTCTATTGCTTATGTTTCGGAGGGGAAAGTGGTGGAGCGTGGGACGTATAGCCAACTTAAGAGCAAGAAGGGTGCCTTCTACGATCTTGCTAGCCTTCAAGGTGTATCGGCTCATCATCTCTGAATCTTGCCTTGGAATTTGGATACTAGTATGAAATAGACAAGGAATAACCTACCAGGTTAAGAGTCCTTTCTAGTTGTAATCGTTATTATAACAAGCAGCTGTTCTGTTAGTAGTAATGGTAATGAAATAAATGGTCTACATCTATGGAATGTGAAATCTCACGCATTgattaaatttcatcaaatcgAAAACATTAGTAGTTGTATAgttaatattttgtcatttttagaGCTTGCGATCAATGATAATCCATCCTTCCATTATTTAAAGAGTCATTTTAATTCATCGCAACTTTACGagtttcaaaaaagaaaaatgttttagagacataatgtctccaagtCATAATGCCATAATGAGgttaaaataatcattttagattgttttagatttttatttaaattcatgttatatttatttacttttttaccCTTTATATTAAAGTATTCATTAAATAGACTTATTTAACGACATTGCACACTAATTATGcgattacaattttattagcATCCGATCCTCGTATTTGTGATGtcagtttttttatatcttattCCATTTATTTAAGGACAcatgtttaaaataataaaatattgtatttcattgaatttatatatttagtgtaCATTTATTTAcctaatgaaataataatatattttattagaaaatgaaCCGTATAACAGATttcttatcaaattaatttttaaaaattttaatttaaacaatttaataaaataattagctCTACAaagtattaatatttgttatcttattttataaatagtaaagaaTTAGATTACTAtggttaaaaataattattttataat
The nucleotide sequence above comes from Salvia hispanica cultivar TCC Black 2014 chromosome 5, UniMelb_Shisp_WGS_1.0, whole genome shotgun sequence. Encoded proteins:
- the LOC125186336 gene encoding putative ABC transporter B family member 8 isoform X2, with amino-acid sequence MHSPEKEEAKLNDMGAEKEMRKSPSLTIIFRYADWLDILLMLLGTFGAVGDGMSTNCLLVYVSRLFNSLGYGKSSQNNTNFLDEIEKCSLYFVYLGMAVMVVAFMEGYCWSKTSERQVLKIRYKYLEAVLRQEVGFFDTQEATTSEIINSISKDTSLIQEVLSEKVPIFVMNMSVFVSGLGFSVYFSWRLALVAFPTVVLLIIPGLIYGKYLVYLSKESFKEHGKANSVVGQALSSIKTVYSFTAERSIIEKYGSILDRANMFGIRQGIAKGLAIGSTGLSFAIWALLAWYGSRLIMYRGESGGRIYAAGLSFVLGGLSLGSALPEVKYLTEASVAASRIFERIDRVPDIDGEDSKGVVLDKIRGEIEFEHVRFSYPSRTDTPVLNDFNLSIEAGKTVALVGASGSGKSTAIALLQRFYDASGGTVRVDGVDITTLHLKWLRQKMGLVSQEHALFGTSVKENIMFGKLDATMDDVIAAAMAANAHNFISQLPQGYETKVGERGALLSGGQKQRIAIARATIRNPVMLLLDEATSALDSESEKLVQNALDQASMGRTTLVVAHKLSTIKNADLIAVVVNGSIAETGTHNELIDANGNYARLAKLQRQMSVLDQEQNLEASSAARSSTGRKSTIGSSPASPLSIISFPPPPPPPDASPPPSFRRLLSLNSPEWKQGLIGSISAVLFGTVQPIYALTIGGMISAFFAPSHAEMQTRIERYALIFSSLCLASITLNLCQHYNFAYMGECLTRRIRLKMLEKILTFEAAWFDEDRNSSAALCSRLSNEAYMVKSLVADRLSLLIQTASAVTTAMVMGLIIAWKLALVMIAVQPLTIFCFYIRKIILSTITANFVKAQNQSTQIAAEAVYNHRIVTSFGSIGKVLEIFDQAQDAPRKEARKKSWLAGVGIGSAQGLTFICWALDFWYGGTLVNRGEISAGDVFRTFFILVSTGKVVAEAGSMTSDLVKGSAALASIFAILDRQSPISGSYNGGDGKGGKMSGDIEVKRVDFTYPARPEAQVLRDFSLEVKAGTSVGLVGKSGCGKSTVIALIQRFYDVDRGSVKVDGVDIRLFDVEWYRKHMALVSQEPVIYSGSIRDNIVFGKPDASENEVVEAARAANAHEFICKHAVG
- the LOC125186336 gene encoding putative ABC transporter B family member 8 isoform X1, with translation MHSPEKEEAKLNDMGAEKEMRKSPSLTIIFRYADWLDILLMLLGTFGAVGDGMSTNCLLVYVSRLFNSLGYGKSSQNNTNFLDEIEKCSLYFVYLGMAVMVVAFMEGYCWSKTSERQVLKIRYKYLEAVLRQEVGFFDTQEATTSEIINSISKDTSLIQEVLSEKVPIFVMNMSVFVSGLGFSVYFSWRLALVAFPTVVLLIIPGLIYGKYLVYLSKESFKEHGKANSVVGQALSSIKTVYSFTAERSIIEKYGSILDRANMFGIRQGIAKGLAIGSTGLSFAIWALLAWYGSRLIMYRGESGGRIYAAGLSFVLGGLSLGSALPEVKYLTEASVAASRIFERIDRVPDIDGEDSKGVVLDKIRGEIEFEHVRFSYPSRTDTPVLNDFNLSIEAGKTVALVGASGSGKSTAIALLQRFYDASGGTVRVDGVDITTLHLKWLRQKMGLVSQEHALFGTSVKENIMFGKLDATMDDVIAAAMAANAHNFISQLPQGYETKVGERGALLSGGQKQRIAIARATIRNPVMLLLDEATSALDSESEKLVQNALDQASMGRTTLVVAHKLSTIKNADLIAVVVNGSIAETGTHNELIDANGNYARLAKLQRQMSVLDQEQNLEASSAARSSTGRKSTIGSSPASPLSIISFPPPPPPPDASPPPSFRRLLSLNSPEWKQGLIGSISAVLFGTVQPIYALTIGGMISAFFAPSHAEMQTRIERYALIFSSLCLASITLNLCQHYNFAYMGECLTRRIRLKMLEKILTFEAAWFDEDRNSSAALCSRLSNEAYMVKSLVADRLSLLIQTASAVTTAMVMGLIIAWKLALVMIAVQPLTIFCFYIRKIILSTITANFVKAQNQSTQIAAEAVYNHRIVTSFGSIGKVLEIFDQAQDAPRKEARKKSWLAGVGIGSAQGLTFICWALDFWYGGTLVNRGEISAGDVFRTFFILVSTGKVVAEAGSMTSDLVKGSAALASIFAILDRQSPISGSYNGGDGKGGKMSGDIEVKRVDFTYPARPEAQVLRDFSLEVKAGTSVGLVGKSGCGKSTVIALIQRFYDVDRGSVKVDGVDIRLFDVEWYRKHMALVSQEPVIYSGSIRDNIVFGKPDASENEVVEAARAANAHEFICGLKKGYDTECGERGVQLSGGQKQRIAIARAIIRDPTVLLLDEATSALDVQSEQLVQEALDRVMVGRTTVVVAHRLNTIKNLDSIAYVSEGKVVERGTYSQLKSKKGAFYDLASLQGVSAHHL